From the Marinomonas sp. THO17 genome, one window contains:
- a CDS encoding TRAP transporter substrate-binding protein — protein sequence MKKLLVSISLAFAVITSSVANAQTRLTLSTFVPASHPIMTDVIKPWTESVAEATNGRVKVLILPSPLGHPKAHYDLARDGQADITFGSPGYTPGRFNLYKMVEFPFTGDSAASTSVAYWRVYKEYLEQAGEYEDVKVLTLFTHGPGQIHNSKRDINSQKDLAGLKMRVGGGIMNDLASELGAVTLQKPSPSSYELLSSGVADGTLFPLESVVSFNIQDIVTHTTIIPGGLYNFGFFIVMNKERFESLSEEDQAAIDSVSGEALARIAGEMWDRQDARGLKAMQENGNTILNANEDFIVEIIRAFRPMEQKWIAQANKTGVDGEAALNEFRKLAEEIE from the coding sequence ATGAAAAAGCTTTTGGTCTCAATATCACTTGCTTTTGCTGTCATCACGAGCTCAGTTGCAAATGCACAAACACGCCTAACCCTGTCAACCTTTGTGCCAGCCAGTCACCCAATCATGACCGATGTCATCAAACCCTGGACAGAGAGCGTTGCCGAAGCAACCAATGGACGCGTTAAAGTTTTGATCCTCCCATCACCTCTAGGCCATCCAAAAGCTCACTATGACTTGGCGCGTGACGGCCAAGCAGACATCACATTTGGATCACCAGGTTACACTCCAGGCCGCTTCAATCTCTACAAGATGGTGGAATTTCCCTTTACTGGGGACAGCGCTGCATCCACTTCAGTTGCCTACTGGAGAGTCTATAAAGAATATCTGGAGCAAGCTGGCGAATATGAAGATGTGAAAGTCCTTACCCTATTTACTCATGGCCCAGGCCAAATTCATAACAGCAAACGAGACATCAACTCCCAAAAAGATCTCGCAGGCCTGAAAATGCGTGTCGGTGGTGGCATCATGAATGATCTAGCCTCTGAACTAGGCGCCGTCACCCTCCAGAAACCTTCTCCAAGCAGCTATGAACTCTTATCAAGTGGTGTAGCCGACGGCACACTTTTCCCACTAGAGTCTGTTGTTTCTTTTAATATTCAAGACATTGTGACCCACACCACCATTATACCTGGAGGCCTATACAACTTCGGCTTCTTTATCGTCATGAACAAAGAGCGCTTTGAAAGCCTATCAGAAGAAGATCAGGCTGCCATTGATTCTGTCTCAGGTGAAGCCCTAGCTCGAATCGCAGGTGAAATGTGGGACAGACAAGATGCAAGAGGACTCAAAGCCATGCAAGAAAATGGCAACACAATCCTTAATGCTAACGAAGACTTTATCGTTGAAATTATTCGAGCCTTTCGTCCCATGGAACAAAAATGGATAGCACAAGCAAATAAAACAGGCGTAGACGGAGAAGCCGCCCTCAACGAGTTCAGAAAACTCGCGGAAGAAATTGAGTAA
- a CDS encoding TRAP transporter small permease — protein sequence MKLQKWADKSLSLYKLFITNPSSIIATFAMFFMMMLTLVDVIGRYFFSMPITGGFEITEMMLALVIFLGIPLVTSEQDHITVDIIDDFIPAKVLSWLKNIVTAIGAVCFTVLAIMLWQHAFKILRYGDTTAVLEIPYSWISFLMAISVSLSALALYIIFIVKLSQPRNGENS from the coding sequence ATGAAACTTCAAAAATGGGCCGATAAATCTCTTAGTCTATATAAGCTATTTATAACTAACCCATCTAGCATTATCGCGACGTTTGCCATGTTTTTCATGATGATGCTTACTCTAGTGGACGTCATTGGGAGGTACTTTTTCTCAATGCCGATCACTGGAGGCTTTGAAATAACAGAAATGATGCTGGCACTGGTTATTTTTTTAGGCATACCCTTAGTAACATCAGAGCAAGATCACATTACTGTCGATATTATTGATGACTTCATTCCTGCCAAGGTTTTAAGCTGGCTAAAAAATATCGTTACCGCTATAGGCGCTGTCTGCTTCACTGTTTTAGCCATCATGCTCTGGCAACATGCATTCAAAATCCTTCGCTATGGAGACACCACTGCCGTACTCGAAATCCCTTACTCATGGATTTCATTTCTTATGGCCATTAGCGTGTCACTTTCCGCCCTTGCTCTTTACATCATCTTCATTGTCAAACTAAGCCAACCTCGAAACGGAGAGAACTCATGA
- a CDS encoding TRAP transporter large permease: MIESLVGFACLLLLILLRIPLAIAMGIVGVVGFGYTQVFIYGNPRGWDASLNMLSSATFETGLSYGLSVVPLFLVMGNIITETGFSKGLYRAANAFLGHFRGGLALATVVSCGAFSAVCGSSMATAATMSKVAMPSMREYKYSDSLAAGSIAAGGTLGILIPPSVILVIYGLMTETDIGKLFIAGLLPGMLGIVLYMLAVYCTVNLKPEVGPAGPRASRKERLTSLKGVWPINLIFIIVMGGIYLGVFTPTEAAGIGASGALIVALLTGKMNLKILNRSLSNAARTTATLFFLVIGAVIFSNFINLTGMPILLKEWVLAQGFSPFLVILLIIAFYVLLGCVLESMSMILLTVPVLYPVVEALGFDLIWFGILVVVVTEISLITPPVGMNVFVLRGMIPDIKLATIFKGVTPFWIADIVRLILIATIPAISLLLIDLVQ; this comes from the coding sequence ATGATTGAGAGTCTAGTTGGGTTTGCTTGTCTGCTACTACTTATCCTATTACGCATACCTCTTGCCATCGCAATGGGAATCGTTGGCGTTGTAGGCTTTGGCTACACACAAGTATTCATCTATGGAAACCCTCGCGGCTGGGACGCCTCATTAAACATGTTAAGCTCAGCAACCTTTGAAACAGGACTGTCGTACGGCCTTTCTGTTGTGCCGCTTTTCCTTGTAATGGGCAACATTATTACAGAAACCGGTTTTTCCAAAGGGCTTTATCGTGCAGCAAATGCTTTCTTAGGACACTTTCGAGGCGGTCTAGCACTAGCAACAGTCGTATCTTGTGGCGCCTTTTCTGCGGTATGCGGAAGCTCCATGGCGACCGCTGCAACCATGTCAAAAGTTGCCATGCCCTCCATGAGGGAATACAAGTATTCTGACAGCCTTGCAGCAGGCTCAATTGCCGCTGGTGGCACACTGGGCATCCTTATTCCACCAAGCGTCATTCTAGTCATTTACGGCCTGATGACAGAAACCGACATTGGCAAGCTTTTTATTGCAGGCCTGTTACCAGGAATGCTTGGTATTGTACTCTATATGCTGGCGGTGTATTGCACCGTTAACCTAAAACCAGAGGTAGGACCAGCAGGCCCTCGCGCCTCGCGCAAAGAACGCCTTACCTCCCTCAAAGGAGTCTGGCCCATTAACTTGATTTTCATCATTGTAATGGGCGGTATCTATCTTGGGGTTTTCACGCCAACAGAAGCCGCGGGCATTGGAGCATCAGGTGCCTTGATCGTCGCTCTGCTAACAGGAAAAATGAACCTAAAAATACTCAATCGCTCCCTTAGCAACGCAGCAAGAACCACTGCAACATTGTTTTTCTTAGTCATTGGCGCAGTGATTTTCTCCAACTTCATCAACCTTACTGGAATGCCAATACTTTTAAAGGAATGGGTATTAGCTCAAGGCTTCAGCCCATTTTTAGTGATTTTACTTATCATCGCCTTTTACGTACTACTCGGCTGTGTATTAGAAAGCATGTCAATGATCCTTTTGACAGTACCTGTTCTCTATCCAGTTGTCGAAGCACTAGGCTTTGACTTAATTTGGTTTGGCATACTGGTGGTCGTGGTAACTGAAATCAGCTTAATAACACCTCCAGTTGGTATGAATGTATTTGTTTTGAGGGGGATGATTCCAGATATCAAGCTGGCCACCATCTTTAAGGGTGTGACACCTTTTTGGATCGCAGACATTGTTCGCTTAATACTTATCGCAACCATACCCGCCATTTCATTACTTTTAATTGATCTCGTTCAATAA
- a CDS encoding nuclear transport factor 2 family protein: MSDTTIAALEKRIAILEAEAEVRRIQARYMYLCDTPNPEYGCTNDAERIDKIMELFAPEAVWEGVGEYYDNQFGKADGWDAIKKHFEGFWGGKTDPALILNCHYLTSEQIRVSSDGMTAEGNWVHMQPWLFSDGKALLRSSRLYNKYRKCEDGIWRFTQNRTENVFVAPLSPDWASDYPSASYLMKD; this comes from the coding sequence ATGAGCGACACCACCATAGCAGCTCTTGAAAAGCGAATAGCCATTCTGGAGGCAGAAGCTGAAGTTCGCCGCATTCAAGCTCGCTACATGTATCTTTGTGACACGCCCAATCCTGAATACGGCTGCACAAATGATGCCGAACGCATTGATAAAATCATGGAGCTATTTGCTCCTGAAGCCGTTTGGGAAGGGGTAGGTGAATATTATGATAATCAATTTGGTAAAGCCGATGGCTGGGATGCAATCAAGAAACACTTTGAAGGTTTTTGGGGTGGCAAAACAGACCCTGCCCTTATCTTAAACTGTCATTATCTTACATCTGAGCAAATTCGAGTTAGCAGTGACGGCATGACGGCTGAGGGAAATTGGGTCCATATGCAACCCTGGTTATTTTCTGATGGAAAGGCCCTTTTGAGATCCTCTCGTTTGTACAACAAATATAGAAAATGCGAAGACGGTATTTGGAGATTCACTCAAAATCGTACAGAAAATGTTTTTGTTGCTCCCCTTTCACCTGATTGGGCTTCAGATTACCCAAGCGCATCCTATCTAATGAAAGACTAG
- a CDS encoding amidase, producing MSSSVKLNGLSLSQMMRSIEQGEHSAEDMINACFDQIEARESEVNAWQFQLSREAYLAQYQDNRDFYQSSLLKGLPVGVKDIIDTKDMPTEMGSPIHKGRQPVDDATCVALIRQAGGIVLGKTVTTEFAYFKPGKTQNPKDLARTPGGSSSGSAAAVADEMVPVALGSQTAASVIRPAAYCGSIGYVGSRGEYSLRGGQPLAQSLDSLGLFSRRVEDIQLLRSVLLRQSLSEVDVSPKKPVQVLVCKGELIGETSVAMKDAVVRLTKALLAAGVDVIELESGSRLQDMVEHHGHIMAWEVCRNLAIESQSPEMLSEPLQQLMEQGKSMKRATYLNSLQAAEDTANWIWSHSDQVEIVIAPAAADVAPLGHDKTGSPHMSRPWQAMGLPVITLPGIVDAQGLPLGIQLIGKRREDDALLQIAKWVESIIS from the coding sequence ATGTCGTCATCAGTTAAATTGAATGGCTTGAGTTTGAGTCAAATGATGCGTTCGATTGAGCAGGGTGAGCATTCTGCTGAGGATATGATTAATGCGTGTTTTGATCAAATTGAAGCGCGTGAATCGGAAGTCAATGCGTGGCAATTTCAGCTCAGCCGAGAGGCGTATTTGGCGCAATATCAAGATAACCGAGATTTTTACCAAAGCAGTTTGTTGAAGGGGCTGCCTGTTGGGGTTAAGGATATTATTGACACCAAAGATATGCCGACCGAAATGGGTTCTCCTATTCATAAAGGTCGTCAGCCTGTTGATGATGCGACTTGTGTGGCTTTGATTCGTCAAGCAGGTGGTATTGTGCTTGGTAAAACTGTTACGACAGAATTTGCTTATTTTAAACCGGGTAAAACGCAAAATCCGAAAGATTTGGCGCGCACTCCGGGAGGTTCTTCAAGTGGTTCAGCGGCGGCTGTTGCGGATGAAATGGTGCCTGTAGCACTTGGATCGCAAACGGCGGCTTCTGTTATTCGTCCCGCTGCGTATTGCGGTTCTATTGGCTATGTGGGTAGTCGAGGTGAGTACTCACTTCGAGGTGGGCAGCCTCTGGCTCAATCATTAGATTCTTTAGGCCTGTTTTCCCGGAGAGTTGAAGACATTCAATTGTTGCGGTCGGTTTTGCTTAGACAGTCACTCTCAGAGGTTGATGTATCTCCAAAGAAACCAGTGCAAGTCTTGGTGTGTAAAGGTGAGCTTATAGGTGAAACCTCCGTTGCTATGAAAGACGCGGTTGTTAGATTAACAAAGGCGTTGTTGGCAGCGGGTGTCGATGTTATTGAGCTTGAGTCCGGCTCTAGGTTGCAGGATATGGTGGAGCATCATGGACATATAATGGCTTGGGAGGTGTGTCGTAACCTCGCTATTGAGTCTCAATCACCAGAAATGTTGAGTGAGCCATTGCAACAGCTCATGGAGCAAGGTAAGTCCATGAAACGTGCGACTTATTTAAATTCGTTGCAAGCAGCCGAAGACACTGCCAATTGGATATGGTCGCATTCTGATCAAGTTGAGATTGTGATTGCCCCTGCTGCCGCTGATGTGGCACCGCTTGGGCATGATAAGACGGGTTCCCCACATATGAGTCGTCCGTGGCAAGCTATGGGGCTTCCAGTGATTACCTTGCCAGGTATAGTTGATGCTCAGGGGTTGCCATTGGGTATTCAATTAATTGGCAAGCGTAGAGAAGACGATGCTCTGTTGCAGATAGCAAAATGGGTAGAGTCTATTATTTCCTAA
- a CDS encoding flavin reductase — translation MVDTKVFRDGMSLLGSAVTVITTDGEAGRFGFTATAVTSVTDEPPTLLVCMNRNSFAHPYFIENGVLSVNVLQSHHQGVSWDFANRELTSEERFAKHEWSTLKTGSPILEEALVGFDCEIHEAHEMGSHSVFYCRVKDAVVKDGGQGLVYFDRAYHALNEESCAS, via the coding sequence ATGGTTGACACTAAAGTATTTCGTGATGGTATGTCGCTCCTTGGCAGTGCTGTTACTGTCATTACAACAGACGGTGAAGCAGGTCGTTTTGGTTTTACCGCAACAGCGGTAACCAGTGTAACTGATGAGCCGCCAACCTTGTTGGTTTGCATGAATCGCAACTCATTTGCTCACCCCTACTTTATTGAGAATGGTGTGTTGAGTGTGAATGTTCTGCAGAGCCATCACCAAGGGGTTTCTTGGGATTTTGCCAACCGTGAGTTAACCAGTGAAGAACGCTTTGCGAAACATGAATGGTCAACTCTAAAGACAGGTTCGCCTATTTTAGAAGAAGCCCTAGTCGGTTTTGATTGCGAGATTCATGAGGCGCATGAGATGGGTTCTCACTCCGTGTTTTACTGCCGTGTTAAAGATGCTGTGGTAAAAGATGGTGGTCAAGGTTTGGTGTATTTTGATCGTGCCTATCATGCGTTAAATGAAGAATCTTGTGCAAGCTAA